One genomic window of Arachis hypogaea cultivar Tifrunner chromosome 8, arahy.Tifrunner.gnm2.J5K5, whole genome shotgun sequence includes the following:
- the LOC112706470 gene encoding putative receptor protein kinase ZmPK1, whose amino-acid sequence MYESGSEHMVFFISYRQLDYYCSLIWQIKEAMAIQVLLLLLTCFATSAAKDTLSQGSSLSVEKPTTDILVSANGDFSAGFFQVGDNAFCFSVMFTRSQTPTPVWMANRDQPLNGKSSTLSLLKSGNLILIDAGRTPFWSTTTSSSSELHLKLNNNGNLLLQTSQGTVLWQSFDSPTDTLLPGQKLTDQAFLLSSRSTTNFSSGFYKLFFDTDNVLKCLYKGPNISSVYWPTPYNTASTNGRSTFNISRIALLDSYGAFLSSDGFQSNSTDYLATLHRKLVMDPDGNPRIYSFNQNRKMWEVTWQAINAPCTVHGLCGANSLCAYHPVNGRTCYCMQGFKVKDPNDWTQGCVPEFDEEQLSCSRKKNASIDFVILPSTEFYGYESKVYNVASLIQCRNICTQLCDNCKGFQLSFNNIRTYNCYPKTVWLNGRDSPDFSGDTYLKLPKQTLLSSKKPLKHSPMECSSRLSQPLDRFYQKPRRNSTLNFLLWFASAVGALELTAILAVWFFLFRTNKQPDHEDQRLLLSATGFQRFSYAELKRATKGFSHSHEIGRGSGGVVYKGKLDDDRFAAIKLLSSDANQGEAEFLAELSTIGMLNHMNLIDMWGYCVEGKHRVLVYEYMEHGSLADYLSSNTLDWKKRFDVAVGTAKGLAYLHEECLEWVLHCDVKPQNILLDSNFQPKVADFGLSKLLNRDERAGSGFSRIRGTRGYMAPEWVYNLPITSKVDVYSYGIVVLEMVTGKSAMETHSLDLSSRGIEQRRLVTWVSDVINGAPKTEFWVEAIADPKLEGEYEISQVEVLVKVALQCVQDDMNQRPSMSQVAEMLQPHGKTLLLC is encoded by the coding sequence atgtatgaatcTGGTTCAGAACATATGGTTTTCTTCATATCCTATCGTCAGTTAGATTATTATTGTTCCTTAATTTGGCAAATTAAAGAAGCAATGGCTATCCAAGTCCTGCTGTTGCTCTTAACTTGTTTTGCGACGTCAGCGGCCAAAGACACACTGTCACAAGGCTCCTCTCTTTCCGTGGAGAAGCCAACCACCGACATCCTGGTCTCCGCCAATGGTGACTTCTCCGCCGGATTCTTCCAAGTCGGCGACAACGCTTTCTGTTTCTCCGTGATGTTCACAAGGTCACAAACACCCACCCCAGTTTGGATGGCCAACCGCGACCAACCCCTCAACGGAAAAtcctcaactctctctctcttgaaATCCGGCAACCTTATTCTCATCGACGCCGGAAGAACCCCCTTCTGGTCCACCACCACATCCTCCTCTTCCGAACTGCACCTCAAGCTCAACAATAACGGCAACCTCCTTCTCCAAACTTCACAAGGAACCGTCCTTTGGCAAAGCTTCGATTCACCAACGGACACCCTTCTTCCCGGTCAAAAACTAACTGATCAAGCTTTCCTTCTCTCTTCAAGAAGCACAACAAACTTCTCCTCAGGCTTCTACAAGCTCTTCTTCGACACCGACAACGTCCTCAAGTGTCTTTACAAAGGCCCTAACATCTCCAGCGTGTACTGGCCAACCCCCTATAACACTGCAAGTACTAACGGAAGATCCACCTTCAATATTTCAAGAATCGCACTCTTAGATTCTTACGGAGCCTTCTTATCCTCCGATGGCTTCCAATCCAACTCCACCGATTACCTCGCCACACTCCACAGAAAGCTCGTCATGGATCCTGATGGAAACCCGCGTATATACAGCTTCAACCAGAATCGTAAGATGTGGGAGGTAACATGGCAAGCCATTAACGCACCTTGTACCGTTCATGGCCTCTGCGGAGCAAATAGCTTGTGCGCTTATCATCCTGTTAATGGCAGAACTTGCTATTGCATGCAAGGCTTCAAGGTTAAGGATCCCAATGACTGGACCCAAGGATGCGTCCCTGAGTTTGATGAAGAACAACTCAGTTGCAGTCGAAAAAAGAACGCATCcatagattttgtgattcttccaAGCACGGAGTTTTATGGCTATGAGAGCAAAGTTTACAACGTTGCAAGCTTGATACAATGCCGGAATATATGCACGCAACTTTGCGATAATTGCAAAGGTTTTCAACTCAGTTTCAATAACATTCGAACCTATAATTGTTACCCTAAGACAGTTTGGCTTAACGGAAGAGATTCTCCTGATTTCAGTGGAGACACATATTTGAAATTGCCGAAACAAACTTTATTGTCTTCCAAGAAGCCTCTCAAACATTCACCAATGGAATGTTCTTCTCGTTTGTCTCAACCTTTGGATAGATTCTACCAGAAACCTAGAAGAAACTCCACGTTGAATTTCTTGCTCTGGTTCGCCAGCGCGGTAGGGGCGCTTGAATTGACAGCAATCTTGGCTGTGTGGTTCTTCTTGTTCAGAACCAACAAGCAACCTGATCATGAAGATCAACGGCTACTCCTTTCCGCTACGGGATTCCAGAGATTCAGCTATGCTGAgctgaaaagagcaacaaaaggaTTCAGCCACAGCCATGAGATTGGTCGAGGCTCCGGAGGGGTTGTGTACAAAGGAAAACTAGACGATGATCGTTTTGCTGCCATCAAACTTCTCAGCAGCGACGCGAATCAAGGAGAAGCTGAATTCCTAGCTGAGTTAAGCACCATTGGGATGTTGAACCACATGAATTTGATTGACATGTGGGGTTACTGTGTTGAAGGGAAGCACAGGGTGTTGGTTTATGAGTACATGGAGCATGGTTCGTTGGCAGATTATCTGTCTTCAAACACGCTTGATTGGAAGAAAAGGTTTGATGTTGCAGTTGGAACAGCAAAAGGTCTTGCTTATTTGCACGAGGAGTGCTTGGAGTGGGTGTTGCACTGCGATGTGAAGCCGCAGAACATTCTTCTAGACTCCAACTTCCAACCCAAGGTGGCGGATTTCGGGCTCTCAAAGCTTCTGAATAGAGACGAGCGTGCGGGTTCTGGGTTTTCAAGAATAAGAGGGACGCGTGGGTACATGGCTCCAGAGTGGGTTTACAATCTTCCAATAACTTCCAAGGTGGATGTTTATAGCTACGGGATTGTTGTGTTGGAAATGGTGACTGGGAAGAGCGCTATGGAGACTCATAGTCTTGATTTGAGTAGTCGGGGAATTGAGCAGCGGCGGTTGGTGACGTGGGTGAGTGACGTCATCAACGGTGCTCCCAAGACAGAGTTTTGGGTTGAAGCTATTGCGGATCCTAAATTGGAAGGGGAATATGAGATTTCGCAGGTTGAGGTTTTGGTCAAAGTGGCTTTGCAGTGTGTGCAagatgacatgaatcaaagacccTCCATGAGCCAAGTGGCGGAGATGCTTCAGCCCCATGGAAAAACTCTCCTACTTTGTTAG